The following coding sequences are from one Lipingzhangella halophila window:
- a CDS encoding mycothiol-dependent nitroreductase Rv2466c family protein: protein MSEQPVTADFWFDPKCPWAWISSRWLLEVEQVRPVRARWHVMSLAMLNEGRELSEEYRRGLAEAWGPVRVAIAAEQRFGNEVLGPLYTALGTRFHLHKEPLTDETIRSALAESGLPEDLARAAGSTDYDGALRRSHEDGMDRVGYEVGTPVISVGGVSFFGPVISPAPTGEQAGRLWDGVLLVSGTDGFFELKRSRDRNPIFD, encoded by the coding sequence ATGAGCGAACAACCGGTCACCGCCGACTTCTGGTTCGACCCCAAATGCCCGTGGGCCTGGATCTCCTCCCGCTGGCTGCTGGAGGTCGAGCAGGTCCGCCCCGTGCGGGCGCGCTGGCACGTGATGAGCCTCGCCATGCTGAACGAGGGCCGGGAGCTCTCGGAAGAGTACCGGCGCGGGCTCGCGGAGGCGTGGGGGCCGGTGCGGGTCGCCATCGCCGCGGAGCAGCGCTTCGGCAACGAGGTACTTGGGCCTCTCTACACGGCTCTGGGAACCCGGTTCCACCTGCACAAGGAGCCTTTGACGGACGAGACGATCAGGTCCGCGCTGGCCGAATCCGGCCTGCCGGAGGATTTGGCGCGCGCCGCCGGCTCCACTGACTACGATGGGGCACTGCGCAGGTCGCACGAGGACGGCATGGACCGGGTCGGGTACGAGGTCGGCACCCCGGTGATCTCGGTTGGTGGCGTGTCGTTCTTCGGTCCCGTCATCTCGCCTGCCCCCACCGGGGAGCAAGCGGGTCGGCTTTGGGACGGCGTCTTGCTGGTCAGCGGTACCGACGGTTTCTTCGAGCTCAAGCGGAGCCGTGACCGCAACCCGATCTTCGACTGA
- a CDS encoding aldehyde dehydrogenase family protein: protein MRSLYLNGAWSDSASDQALDVINPATEQVIDSVPAGDPDDVDRAVRAARAAFPSWSGLSVAERRAHLARAFELFQQRMQDIAATIATDVGSPLKFATKVQAGLPMVMFKTYLELLDEVGERFFTGEEVGTSLVVREPVGVVGAITPWNYPLHQIVLKVVPALAAGNTVVLKPTEVAPLGAYALTEVFHDAGLPAGVFNLVSGTGPVVGEAIAAHPDVDMVSFTGSGRAGQRVSEVAAATVKKVALELGGKSPNVILPDAELEEAVKRGVADVMRNTGQSCNALSRMLVHRDQYDEAVRVAAESAAAHTPGDPFDEGSRMGPVVSKAQLDRVRDYISVGVKEGARLVTGGAETPEGHGTGYYVQPTVFADVRNDMRIAQEEIFGPVLVMIPYDNEDEAVEIANDTIYGLNAAVWAGDRDRGLAVARRIRAGQVEVNGAGFNPRSPFGGYKQSGIGREWGVHGLEEFCEVKSVQLG from the coding sequence ATGCGATCCCTTTACCTGAACGGGGCCTGGTCCGATTCCGCTTCGGACCAGGCCCTCGACGTGATCAACCCTGCGACCGAGCAGGTCATCGACTCCGTTCCGGCGGGTGACCCAGACGACGTCGACCGCGCCGTGCGGGCGGCCCGCGCCGCCTTCCCCTCCTGGTCCGGCCTGAGTGTGGCGGAGCGCCGCGCGCACCTCGCGCGAGCGTTCGAACTTTTCCAGCAACGCATGCAGGACATCGCGGCGACGATCGCCACCGATGTCGGCTCCCCGCTGAAGTTCGCCACCAAGGTCCAGGCGGGCCTGCCGATGGTGATGTTCAAGACCTACCTCGAACTGCTGGACGAGGTGGGCGAGCGCTTCTTCACCGGCGAGGAGGTCGGCACCTCGCTGGTGGTCCGCGAGCCGGTCGGCGTGGTCGGTGCCATCACCCCGTGGAACTACCCGCTGCACCAGATCGTGCTCAAGGTGGTTCCGGCGCTCGCGGCGGGCAACACCGTGGTGCTCAAGCCCACCGAGGTCGCCCCGTTGGGCGCGTACGCTCTCACCGAGGTTTTCCACGACGCCGGGCTGCCGGCGGGGGTCTTCAACCTCGTCTCGGGCACCGGGCCGGTCGTCGGCGAGGCCATCGCCGCCCACCCCGATGTCGACATGGTCTCGTTCACGGGGTCCGGCCGGGCCGGCCAGCGGGTGAGCGAGGTTGCCGCGGCCACAGTGAAGAAGGTCGCGCTGGAACTCGGCGGCAAGTCACCCAACGTGATCCTGCCGGACGCCGAGTTGGAGGAGGCGGTCAAGCGCGGCGTCGCCGACGTGATGCGCAACACCGGGCAGAGCTGCAACGCGCTCAGCCGGATGCTCGTTCACCGCGACCAGTACGACGAGGCCGTGCGGGTCGCCGCCGAGTCCGCGGCGGCCCACACTCCCGGCGACCCCTTCGACGAGGGGTCCCGCATGGGGCCGGTCGTCTCCAAGGCCCAGCTCGACCGGGTACGCGACTACATCAGCGTCGGCGTGAAGGAGGGGGCGCGGCTGGTCACCGGCGGCGCGGAAACTCCTGAGGGGCACGGCACGGGCTACTACGTCCAGCCGACCGTCTTCGCCGACGTCCGCAACGACATGCGCATCGCCCAGGAGGAGATCTTCGGCCCGGTCCTCGTGATGATCCCCTACGACAACGAGGACGAGGCCGTCGAGATCGCCAACGACACCATCTACGGGCTCAACGCCGCTGTGTGGGCGGGCGACCGCGACCGCGGTCTGGCGGTGGCCCGGCGGATCCGGGCGGGCCAGGTCGAGGTGAATGGTGCCGGCTTCAACCCGCGCAGCCCGTTCGGCGGGTACAAGCAGTCCGGTATCGGCCGCGAGTGGGGCGTGCACGGGCTGGAGGAGTTCTGCGAGGTGAAGTCGGTGCAGCTCGGCTAG
- the mgtE gene encoding magnesium transporter: MADEEHAELTRLVEQNDLTDIRLWLAEHPPYEIADELERMDSRLAIVPFRLLDKDRELEVFEELDPVHQHEILLGLRDSAFHELLEEMDPDDRARLIGEAPAKIATRALAGLSPAERKMTAALLGYPEESVGRYMTPQTVILHRDLTVGRALEVVRAKGSQAEIVYTLPVVDDGRRLAGTVELSDLVISDDETLLKDIVDVLVARVQATEPAEGAARLMQDANLVALPVVDSEERFVGLLTFDDALELIEAADSEDIARQSAASPVAGHYVAVTVPRLARARVLWLFLLIIASTLTVTVLQGFEATLEEVTALALFIPMLMGTGGNVGSQSATAIVRALAIGEVRVRDLPKVAWKECRVGFMLGCILAAIALLIGWVVVPGGVSIAVAGSVIAICTWAAVIGSTMPLLARRVGVDPAVVSAPMVTTLVDATGLLIYFAIAQAVLGI; encoded by the coding sequence ATGGCCGACGAGGAGCACGCGGAACTCACCCGACTGGTCGAACAGAACGACCTCACGGATATCCGGCTCTGGCTGGCTGAGCATCCCCCGTACGAGATCGCCGACGAGCTCGAACGCATGGACAGCCGACTCGCGATCGTCCCGTTCCGGCTCCTGGACAAGGACCGCGAGCTGGAGGTCTTCGAGGAGCTCGATCCGGTACACCAGCACGAGATCCTGCTCGGGCTGCGCGATTCCGCGTTCCACGAGCTCCTGGAGGAGATGGACCCCGACGACCGCGCGCGGCTCATCGGGGAGGCACCCGCCAAGATCGCGACGCGGGCGCTCGCGGGCCTGAGCCCGGCCGAGCGGAAGATGACAGCGGCGCTGCTCGGCTACCCCGAGGAGTCGGTCGGGCGGTACATGACGCCCCAGACCGTAATCCTGCACCGCGACCTCACGGTGGGCCGGGCCCTGGAGGTCGTCCGGGCGAAAGGCTCCCAGGCCGAGATCGTTTACACGCTGCCGGTGGTGGACGACGGCCGGCGGCTGGCCGGGACCGTCGAGCTGAGCGATCTTGTCATCAGCGACGACGAGACCCTGCTGAAGGACATCGTGGACGTCCTGGTCGCCCGCGTGCAGGCGACCGAGCCGGCCGAGGGCGCCGCGCGCCTGATGCAGGACGCCAACCTGGTGGCGCTGCCGGTCGTGGACTCCGAGGAGCGGTTCGTCGGGCTGCTCACGTTCGATGACGCCCTGGAGCTGATCGAGGCGGCCGACTCCGAGGACATCGCGCGCCAGTCGGCGGCCAGCCCGGTCGCGGGACACTATGTCGCCGTCACGGTGCCGCGCCTGGCGCGGGCGCGGGTGCTCTGGCTGTTCCTGCTCATCATCGCCTCGACGCTCACAGTGACGGTCCTGCAGGGGTTCGAGGCGACCCTGGAGGAGGTCACGGCGCTGGCGCTGTTCATCCCGATGCTGATGGGCACCGGCGGTAACGTCGGCTCGCAGTCGGCCACCGCGATCGTGCGCGCCCTGGCGATCGGCGAGGTGCGGGTCCGGGACCTGCCCAAGGTCGCCTGGAAGGAGTGCCGGGTCGGGTTCATGCTCGGGTGCATCCTCGCGGCCATCGCGTTGCTGATCGGGTGGGTGGTGGTCCCGGGCGGAGTCTCCATCGCGGTCGCGGGCTCCGTCATCGCGATCTGCACGTGGGCGGCGGTCATCGGGAGCACGATGCCCCTGCTGGCGCGCCGTGT
- a CDS encoding ribose-5-phosphate isomerase — MRVYLGSDHAGFELKEHLVSHLEKQGYEVVDAGPAVYDGTDDYPPFVLRAARAVADDEGALGVVIGGSGNGEQMAANKVAGVRAALAWSEETARLAREHNDANVLSVGGRMHPLAESTRFVETFLATSYSDDERHTRRIDMISRFERTGELPPLA, encoded by the coding sequence GTGCGTGTATACCTTGGATCCGACCACGCGGGCTTTGAGCTCAAGGAGCACCTCGTGTCCCACCTGGAGAAACAGGGCTACGAGGTGGTCGATGCCGGTCCCGCTGTCTATGACGGTACTGACGACTATCCGCCCTTCGTTCTGCGCGCCGCGCGGGCGGTCGCGGACGACGAGGGGGCGCTGGGCGTGGTGATCGGTGGCTCCGGAAACGGGGAGCAGATGGCCGCGAACAAGGTCGCCGGAGTCCGCGCCGCGCTCGCGTGGAGCGAGGAGACCGCGAGGCTGGCCCGCGAGCACAACGACGCCAACGTGCTCAGTGTGGGCGGCCGGATGCATCCGCTGGCGGAGTCGACGCGGTTCGTTGAGACCTTCCTGGCCACGTCCTACAGCGACGACGAGCGCCATACCCGCCGAATCGACATGATCAGCCGTTTCGAGCGCACCGGGGAGCTTCCGCCGCTCGCGTAG
- the pepN gene encoding aminopeptidase N, translating to MAGNLTRDEARERARILDVFSYDVELDLSQSDQTFQSTTTVRFDCSEPGATTFIELVAPKVHSIELNGRELPPAKVFDGARITLPDLESSNELRVLADAAYMRTGEGLHRFVDPVDGRTYLYTQFETADAHRMYACFDQPDLKARFELQVFAPADFEVVSNSAPDVAGVPVEGPAGEDPKNRWHFPATDPISTYITALIAGPYHVVRDEHDGIPLGVYCRASLAEYLDADAVLEVTKQGFDFYHQVFGLRYPFDKYDQLFVPEFNAGAMENAGAVTFLEDYVFRSRVTDARYERRAETILHEMAHMWFGDLVTMRWWDDLWLNESFATYASVHSQAAATKWTDAWTSFANIEKAWALHQDQLPSTHPIAADIPDMQAVEVNFDGITYAKGASVLKQLVAYVGVDAFFAGVREYFKEHAWGNTELADLLRQLERASGRDLSTWSREWLETAGVNTMRPDFEVDASGNFTSFAVLQEASPEHPTLRSHRLAIGLYDRTDEGVVRRQRVELDVAGERTEVPDLIGTAQPDLVLVNDDDLTFTKVRLDERSLRTVVDAVGEIRESLPRALCFSAAWDMTRDAEMAARDYVQLVVSGIGRMSDVSVTQMLLRQAVAALHSYAAPEWRDTGFSLLAGRLRDLLTAAEPGSDLQLAYAHGFADAAADNEHLSLLQGLLDGALTVEGLEIDTDLRWSLLRRLVARGKAGEKEIAAELDNDPTATGERQAAGCRAAIPTPEAKAHAWDRIKSATEMANTEFRATLGGLTEPAHRELYRPYVENYFDLLGDTWQNWTGEFAQSFAEMAYPRHLIEEETLRRTDAYIEAENPPPALRRLLIEGRAGVERALRAQATDQAAGQR from the coding sequence GTGGCGGGCAATCTGACACGCGACGAGGCGCGGGAGCGTGCGCGAATCCTCGACGTCTTCTCCTATGACGTCGAACTCGACCTCTCCCAGAGCGACCAGACGTTCCAGTCGACGACGACGGTTCGCTTCGACTGCTCCGAGCCGGGCGCCACCACCTTCATCGAGCTGGTCGCGCCGAAGGTGCACAGCATCGAGCTCAACGGGCGGGAGCTTCCGCCGGCCAAGGTGTTCGACGGTGCGCGCATCACCCTGCCCGACCTGGAGTCCAGCAACGAGCTCCGGGTGCTGGCCGACGCCGCCTACATGCGAACCGGCGAAGGCCTGCACCGCTTCGTCGACCCGGTCGACGGCCGCACCTACCTGTACACCCAGTTCGAGACCGCCGACGCGCACCGGATGTACGCCTGCTTCGACCAGCCCGACCTCAAGGCGCGGTTCGAGCTCCAGGTGTTCGCCCCGGCGGACTTCGAGGTCGTCTCCAACTCCGCGCCGGACGTCGCCGGGGTCCCGGTCGAGGGCCCCGCGGGCGAGGACCCCAAGAACCGGTGGCACTTCCCGGCGACCGACCCGATCTCGACCTACATCACGGCGCTCATCGCCGGTCCGTACCACGTGGTGCGCGACGAGCACGACGGCATACCGCTGGGCGTGTACTGCCGCGCCTCGCTCGCGGAGTACCTGGACGCCGACGCCGTCCTCGAAGTCACCAAGCAGGGCTTCGACTTCTACCACCAGGTCTTCGGGCTGCGGTACCCGTTCGACAAGTACGACCAGTTGTTCGTCCCCGAGTTCAACGCCGGTGCCATGGAGAACGCCGGCGCCGTCACCTTCCTTGAGGACTACGTTTTCCGCTCCCGGGTCACCGACGCCCGCTACGAGCGCCGCGCCGAGACGATCCTGCACGAGATGGCGCACATGTGGTTCGGCGACCTGGTCACCATGCGCTGGTGGGACGACCTCTGGCTGAACGAGTCCTTCGCGACCTACGCCAGCGTGCACTCCCAGGCCGCGGCCACCAAGTGGACCGACGCGTGGACGAGTTTCGCCAACATCGAGAAGGCGTGGGCGCTGCACCAGGACCAGCTCCCCTCCACGCACCCGATCGCGGCGGACATTCCCGACATGCAGGCGGTCGAGGTCAACTTCGACGGCATCACCTACGCCAAGGGCGCCTCAGTCCTCAAGCAGCTCGTCGCCTATGTCGGTGTGGATGCCTTCTTCGCCGGTGTGCGCGAGTACTTCAAGGAGCACGCCTGGGGCAACACCGAGCTGGCCGACCTGCTGCGCCAGCTCGAACGCGCGTCCGGGCGCGACCTGAGCACCTGGTCGCGCGAGTGGCTGGAGACCGCGGGCGTGAACACCATGCGCCCGGACTTCGAGGTCGACGCCTCCGGGAACTTCACCAGCTTCGCCGTGCTGCAGGAAGCGTCCCCCGAGCACCCCACCCTGCGGTCGCACCGGCTCGCGATCGGCCTGTACGACCGCACCGACGAGGGCGTCGTGCGCCGCCAGCGCGTCGAGTTGGACGTCGCGGGCGAGCGCACCGAGGTTCCCGACCTCATCGGCACGGCACAGCCCGACCTCGTGCTGGTCAACGACGACGACCTCACCTTCACCAAGGTCCGGCTCGACGAGCGGTCGCTGCGCACGGTGGTCGACGCTGTCGGCGAGATCAGGGAGTCGCTGCCCCGCGCGCTGTGCTTCTCCGCCGCGTGGGACATGACCCGCGACGCCGAGATGGCGGCGCGCGACTACGTCCAGCTCGTGGTGTCGGGCATCGGCAGGATGAGCGACGTCTCGGTGACGCAGATGCTGCTGCGCCAGGCCGTCGCGGCGCTGCACAGCTACGCGGCCCCCGAATGGCGCGACACCGGTTTCTCGCTGCTCGCGGGGCGGCTGCGCGACCTGCTCACCGCCGCCGAGCCCGGCAGCGATCTGCAACTGGCCTACGCGCACGGCTTCGCGGACGCCGCCGCCGACAACGAGCACCTGTCGCTGCTGCAGGGCCTGCTCGACGGCGCGCTCACGGTCGAAGGGCTGGAGATCGACACCGACCTCCGCTGGAGCCTGCTGCGCCGGCTGGTGGCGCGGGGCAAGGCCGGCGAGAAGGAGATCGCGGCGGAGCTCGACAACGACCCCACCGCGACCGGCGAGCGCCAGGCCGCGGGGTGCCGGGCCGCGATTCCGACACCGGAGGCCAAGGCCCACGCCTGGGACCGGATCAAGTCCGCCACCGAAATGGCCAACACCGAGTTCCGTGCGACGCTCGGCGGGCTCACCGAGCCGGCGCACCGCGAGCTGTACCGGCCCTACGTCGAGAACTACTTCGACCTGCTCGGCGACACCTGGCAGAA
- a CDS encoding PP2C family protein-serine/threonine phosphatase: MNAATKLARSARSLWQRLVAMLRRKVLFRYRLVLITLVALAVGIGIGAVWGPTSWFPPSAVILTVLAGGLLLKRKSLAFLLCVVAAVLLFVAFQLDFGRVGPGLLVTIGVTAVLAYLLSGVRERLGVQGLGGERILLELRDRLVAQGHLPRLPDGWGGTAVLRQAGGSSFGGDFVVSMRHGDRLDLAVVDVSGKGVDAATRALLLSGAFGGLISAVPSNEFLAHCNDYLMRTSVGEGFVTAVHLSVDLDTGDYLIASAGHPPAAQYDSGAGTWSTADAKGVVLGVVSQMSYTPVKGRLRPGDAIMLYTDGLIETPGEDLDAGVDRLLGESEQLVTKGFGRGADAVVDSLSKHKNDDCALVVVWRT; encoded by the coding sequence ATGAACGCCGCCACCAAGCTCGCACGCAGCGCACGATCGCTGTGGCAGCGCCTGGTCGCGATGCTCCGGCGCAAGGTGCTGTTCCGCTACCGGCTCGTTCTGATCACCCTGGTAGCGCTGGCGGTCGGTATCGGAATCGGGGCCGTATGGGGTCCTACCAGCTGGTTTCCGCCGAGCGCGGTAATCCTGACCGTCCTGGCGGGTGGGCTGCTGCTGAAGCGCAAGAGCCTCGCCTTTCTGCTCTGCGTTGTGGCGGCGGTGCTGCTGTTCGTGGCGTTCCAGCTCGACTTCGGGCGGGTGGGGCCGGGCCTGCTGGTGACAATCGGAGTCACCGCCGTCCTGGCCTACCTGCTGTCCGGTGTGCGGGAACGGCTCGGGGTCCAGGGCCTCGGCGGTGAGCGCATCCTGCTCGAATTACGCGACCGCCTGGTCGCCCAGGGCCATCTGCCGCGCCTACCGGACGGATGGGGCGGGACGGCGGTCCTGCGGCAGGCCGGCGGCTCGTCCTTCGGCGGCGACTTCGTCGTCTCCATGCGCCACGGCGATCGCCTCGACCTGGCCGTCGTCGACGTCTCCGGCAAGGGCGTCGACGCCGCCACCCGCGCGCTGCTGCTCTCGGGCGCGTTCGGCGGGCTGATCAGCGCGGTGCCGAGCAACGAGTTCCTGGCGCACTGCAACGACTACCTGATGCGGACCTCGGTGGGTGAGGGGTTCGTCACAGCCGTGCACCTGAGCGTCGACCTCGACACCGGCGACTACCTCATCGCCTCCGCCGGCCACCCCCCGGCGGCCCAGTACGACAGCGGCGCCGGCACCTGGAGCACCGCCGATGCCAAGGGAGTCGTGCTCGGTGTCGTTTCCCAGATGAGCTACACGCCGGTGAAGGGGCGGCTGCGCCCGGGCGACGCGATCATGCTCTACACCGACGGCCTCATCGAGACGCCGGGGGAGGACCTCGACGCAGGGGTGGACCGGCTACTCGGGGAGTCCGAGCAGCTCGTCACCAAGGGGTTCGGGCGCGGCGCCGACGCTGTCGTGGACTCCCTCAGCAAGCACAAGAACGACGACTGCGCCCTCGTGGTGGTCTGGCGGACCTGA